In the genome of Quercus robur chromosome 3, dhQueRobu3.1, whole genome shotgun sequence, one region contains:
- the LOC126719639 gene encoding uncharacterized protein LOC126719639, producing the protein MKPKFHNLWMVTVYKGPHTCIRTGMRNDGRMMSCKFIADDILKKLCEDHTTPIKHLRSMIESKYEGQKPSYYKVWDAKQNAIGKMFGNWEESYQRLQKLLMAYIDQDLTTQVFYRTTSTGEDDTVFLNYVFWSFSPSIDGFKYCKLVISIDGTYLYGKYQGKLLVAMATDANNKVFPLAFAIVDSESGSSWRWFLQCLRDVIGRVIPNEGICIISDRHLGIKNAIANWPRRDDGRALVFHRHCLRHVASNFNTHFQNSTLKSTVLKAGYASQAVKFYTIMETIKQAEIEAIRNKKKLMGKDGKEKN; encoded by the coding sequence ATGAAGCCCAAGTTCCACAATCTATGGATGGTTACCGTGTACAAGGGTCCTCACACGTGTATACGGACTGGGATGCGAAATGATGGTAGAATGATGAGTTGTAAATTTATTGCAGATGACATCCTTAAGAAGTTATGTGAGGATCACACTACCCCAATTAAGCATCTCAGATCTATGATAGAGTCGAAATATGAGGGACAAAAGCCTTCTTACTACAAGGTGTGGGATGCGAAACAAAACGCAATTGGGAAGATGTTTGGGAATTGGGAAGAGTCTTATCAAAGGTTGCAAAAGTTGCTAATGGCATATATTGATCAGGATCTGACTACCCAGGTGTTCTATCGTACCACATCCACCGGTGAAGATGACACagtatttttgaattatgtgtTTTGGTCTTTCAGTCCAAGCATTGATGGATTCAAATATTGCAAGCTGGTTATCAGTATTGATGGGACCTATCTGTATGGTAAATATCAGGGAAAGTTGTTGGTTGCAATGGCAACCGATGCTAACAACAAGGTATTCCCTCTTGCCTTTGCTATTGTGGATTCTGAGTCAGGGTCTAGTTGGAGGTGGTTTTTACAATGCCTCAGAGATGTGATTGGCCGCGTGATACCTAACGAAGGCATTTGCATAATTTCTGACCGACATCTCGGTATCAAAAACGCCATTGCAAACTGGCCTAGAAGGGATGATGGAAGAGCACTGGTATTTCATAGAcattgccttcgacatgttgctagcaactttAACACACATTTTCAGAACTCGACTCTGAAGTCAACGGTATTGAAAGCCGGATATGCTAGTCAGGCAGTGAAATTTTATACCATAATGGAGACCATTAAGCAGGCGGAAATTGAGGCCATTAGAAATAAGAAGAAGTTGATGGGGAAGGATGGCAAGGAAAAGAATTAA